A part of Caviibacter abscessus genomic DNA contains:
- the pta gene encoding phosphate acetyltransferase produces MAKNLIEELKFKVKQNIKTVVLPEAEDERVIRAAAQVINEGFANIILVGENEKINADAKKYGVDISKVTIINPKTFDKIEEFSQELQELRAKKGMTLEQARATMLSEPRFFGAMLVRKGYASGMVAGSNSPTASVLRAAIQVIGPKQGLKTISSSFIMLLNDDTYGQDGILIFSDCAVIPNPTAQQIADISISAVEKARKIAEIKDPKVALLTYSTKGSAEGDVVTKMREARQILEERNVDFDFDGELQLDAAIVPEVAMLKAKDSTVAGKANVLIFPNLSAGNIGYKLVQRLGKATALGPFVQGLAKPVHDLSRGCSVEDIVGVVAVTTSEGE; encoded by the coding sequence ATGGCTAAAAACTTAATTGAAGAATTAAAGTTTAAGGTAAAGCAAAATATAAAAACAGTAGTTTTACCAGAAGCAGAAGATGAAAGAGTAATTAGAGCTGCTGCCCAAGTTATTAATGAAGGTTTTGCAAACATAATACTTGTAGGTGAAAATGAAAAAATAAATGCAGATGCAAAAAAATATGGTGTTGATATTTCAAAAGTAACAATTATAAATCCTAAAACATTTGATAAAATAGAAGAATTTTCACAAGAATTACAAGAATTAAGAGCAAAAAAAGGAATGACTTTAGAACAAGCAAGAGCAACAATGCTTTCAGAACCTAGATTTTTTGGAGCAATGTTAGTTAGAAAAGGTTATGCTTCGGGTATGGTTGCAGGTTCAAACTCTCCAACAGCTTCAGTTTTAAGAGCTGCTATACAAGTAATAGGACCTAAACAAGGATTAAAAACGATATCAAGTTCTTTTATTATGTTATTAAACGATGATACTTACGGACAAGATGGTATTTTAATCTTTTCAGATTGTGCAGTAATACCTAATCCTACAGCACAACAAATTGCAGATATATCAATATCAGCAGTTGAAAAAGCAAGAAAAATAGCGGAAATAAAAGATCCGAAAGTAGCCCTACTTACATATTCAACAAAAGGAAGTGCAGAGGGTGATGTTGTAACTAAGATGAGAGAAGCTAGACAAATATTGGAAGAAAGAAATGTAGATTTTGATTTTGATGGTGAGCTTCAACTAGATGCTGCAATAGTTCCTGAAGTTGCAATGTTAAAAGCAAAAGATTCAACAGTTGCAGGTAAGGCAAATGTATTAATTTTCCCTAATTTAAGTGCTGGAAATATAGGATATAAATTGGTTCAAAGACTAGGAAAAGCAACGGCTTTAGGACCATTTGTTCAAGGACTTGCAAAACCTGTACATGACTTATCAAGAGGTTGTAGTGTAGAAGATATAGTAGGTGTAGTTGCTGTAACTACAAGCGAAGGAGAGTAA
- a CDS encoding GNAT family N-acetyltransferase codes for MVKITTKRLILRPFTLEDLDDFYEYAKVKGVGELAGWVHHKNKDESLEILKIFINSEEYAIVCKENNKVIGSVGVRDCSIYDNKFGKEIGYVLSKDYWGQGLMPEAINSIVEYYFKQFDIEYISCNAYKRNKQSQRVMEKAGFKYYKDTNLKTRYNTVEDAIITIKFNVYKNK; via the coding sequence ATGGTAAAAATAACAACAAAAAGGCTTATATTAAGACCTTTTACTTTAGAAGATTTAGATGATTTTTATGAGTATGCCAAAGTTAAAGGCGTAGGAGAACTTGCAGGTTGGGTACATCATAAGAATAAAGATGAAAGTTTAGAGATACTAAAAATTTTCATAAATAGTGAAGAATATGCTATTGTTTGTAAAGAAAACAATAAAGTTATAGGTTCAGTAGGTGTTAGAGACTGTAGTATTTATGACAATAAGTTTGGTAAAGAAATAGGGTATGTGCTTAGTAAGGATTACTGGGGTCAAGGTTTAATGCCAGAAGCTATAAATAGTATTGTTGAATACTATTTTAAGCAGTTTGATATAGAATATATTAGCTGTAATGCATATAAAAGAAATAAACAGTCACAAAGAGTTATGGAAAAAGCTGGGTTTAAATATTACAAAGATACAAATTTGAAAACAAGATATAATACGGTAGAAGATGCAATAATAACCATAAAATTTAATGTTTACAAAAATAAATAA
- the upp gene encoding uracil phosphoribosyltransferase, translating to MAVFEFNHPLIEHKLTNLRNEETDTKLFRESLNEIAGLMVYEATRDLELKEVDIKTPIMQTKAKVLSKPVTIVPILRAGLGMVDALLDLIPIAKVGHLGVYRNEETFKPVYYYAKMPTNVVQSKVIIIDPMLATGGSIVYTIDYLKELGVKDITVMCIIAAPEGIKVVTEKHPDVSIYVAAIDKGLNEHAYIYPGLGDAGDRIFGTK from the coding sequence ATGGCAGTATTTGAATTTAATCATCCTTTGATAGAGCATAAATTAACAAATCTTAGAAATGAGGAAACTGATACAAAACTTTTTAGAGAAAGTTTAAATGAAATAGCAGGACTTATGGTGTATGAAGCAACTAGAGATTTAGAACTTAAAGAAGTGGATATTAAAACTCCAATAATGCAAACAAAAGCTAAAGTTTTAAGTAAACCTGTTACAATAGTACCTATACTTAGAGCAGGTCTTGGAATGGTTGATGCTTTATTAGACTTAATACCTATTGCCAAAGTTGGACATTTAGGAGTTTATAGAAATGAAGAAACTTTTAAACCTGTATATTATTATGCAAAAATGCCAACAAATGTAGTTCAAAGTAAAGTTATAATAATTGACCCTATGCTTGCGACAGGAGGTTCAATTGTTTATACAATAGACTATTTAAAAGAATTAGGTGTTAAAGACATTACAGTTATGTGTATTATTGCTGCACCTGAAGGGATAAAAGTTGTAACTGAAAAACATCCTGATGTTTCAATATATGTAGCAGCTATTGATAAAGGATTAAATGAACATGCATATATTTATCCTGGACTTGGAGATGCAGGGGACAGAATTTTTGGAACTAAATAA
- the tsaE gene encoding tRNA (adenosine(37)-N6)-threonylcarbamoyltransferase complex ATPase subunit type 1 TsaE: MEFRNKRLNFNEINEIIDNLSKLVCANNKKSLCIALIGDLGTGKTAFTKRLLKGLGIEENVKSPTFTYMIDYKTKDMNIYHFDLYRVSNEDDLYNIGYFDYIDQKGLVILEWADLIKGNVPENALYFEIKHDDIDSRYISIYIMKDGEKRYVDISTYNFD, encoded by the coding sequence GTGGAATTTAGAAATAAAAGGTTAAATTTTAATGAGATAAATGAAATTATAGATAATTTGTCTAAATTAGTGTGTGCTAATAATAAAAAGAGTTTATGTATAGCACTTATTGGTGATCTTGGCACCGGGAAAACAGCATTTACAAAAAGATTACTAAAAGGTTTAGGTATAGAAGAAAATGTTAAGAGCCCTACTTTTACATATATGATTGACTATAAAACAAAAGATATGAATATATATCACTTTGATTTGTATAGAGTATCAAATGAAGATGATTTATACAATATAGGGTATTTTGACTATATTGATCAAAAAGGATTAGTTATATTAGAATGGGCGGACTTAATTAAGGGAAATGTACCTGAAAATGCCTTATATTTTGAAATTAAACACGATGATATAGATAGCAGATATATTTCAATATATATAATGAAAGACGGTGAAAAAAGATATGTTGATATTAGCACTTACAACTTCGACTAA
- a CDS encoding type B 50S ribosomal protein L31, which translates to MKKGLHPEYRLVVFEDTSNGEKFLSKSTKVTKETETFEGVEYPVVKVAISSTSHPFYTGKSKFVDETGRVDKFKKKYNL; encoded by the coding sequence ATGAAAAAAGGATTACACCCTGAATACAGATTAGTTGTATTTGAAGACACAAGCAATGGAGAAAAATTCTTAAGTAAATCAACAAAAGTTACGAAAGAAACAGAAACTTTTGAAGGTGTTGAATATCCAGTTGTTAAAGTGGCTATAAGCTCAACTTCACATCCGTTTTACACAGGAAAATCAAAATTTGTTGATGAAACTGGAAGAGTTGATAAATTTAAGAAAAAATACAATTTATAG
- the ftsY gene encoding signal recognition particle-docking protein FtsY, producing the protein MSLLKPKKGFFAKLKEFFVGKPIDDNLYEELEELLIKSDMGIKTSMNIIEKLENNVSKKGLKDSKEVYEEIENILIEKLTSFDNQNLNIENGKLNIILVIGVNGVGKTTSIGKIANMLKKQQKKVVIGAADTFRAAAIEQLEQWAERVDVKLIKQTKGTDPAAVVFDTLNYAINSKADVAIIDTAGRLHNKVDLMNELSKIKKVVESKQDIANIETLFVVDSTTGQNGLEQAKVFNEVTKLTGIILTKYDGTAKGGIIFPIIDEIKQPIKYLGVGEGIDDLKPFNAVEFVKEIFDK; encoded by the coding sequence ATGTCTTTATTAAAACCTAAAAAAGGCTTTTTTGCTAAATTGAAAGAATTTTTTGTTGGCAAACCTATAGACGATAATTTATATGAAGAACTTGAAGAACTTTTAATAAAATCTGATATGGGTATAAAAACAAGTATGAATATTATTGAAAAGTTAGAAAATAATGTAAGTAAAAAAGGATTAAAAGATTCAAAGGAAGTTTATGAAGAAATAGAAAATATTTTAATTGAAAAACTAACAAGTTTTGATAATCAAAATCTTAATATCGAAAATGGTAAACTTAATATTATACTTGTAATAGGTGTAAATGGAGTAGGAAAAACCACATCAATAGGAAAAATTGCAAATATGTTAAAAAAACAACAAAAAAAGGTTGTAATAGGTGCAGCGGATACATTTAGAGCAGCTGCAATAGAACAACTTGAACAATGGGCTGAAAGAGTTGATGTGAAATTAATAAAACAAACAAAAGGTACAGATCCGGCAGCAGTTGTATTTGATACTTTAAATTATGCAATAAACTCAAAAGCTGATGTTGCAATAATAGATACCGCAGGAAGATTACATAATAAAGTTGATTTAATGAATGAGCTATCAAAAATAAAAAAAGTAGTTGAATCAAAACAAGATATTGCAAATATTGAGACACTTTTTGTAGTTGATTCAACAACTGGTCAAAATGGATTAGAACAAGCTAAAGTATTTAATGAAGTTACTAAACTGACGGGTATTATTTTAACAAAATATGATGGTACGGCAAAGGGAGGAATAATATTTCCGATAATAGATGAGATAAAACAACCTATAAAATATCTTGGAGTCGGAGAAGGCATTGATGATTTAAAACCATTTAATGCAGTAGAATTTGTAAAAGAAATATTTGATAAATAA
- the tsaB gene encoding tRNA (adenosine(37)-N6)-threonylcarbamoyltransferase complex dimerization subunit type 1 TsaB: MLILALTTSTKLASISIFENDTMLGNVNMNMHKTHSTTIVEQITDLFEWSEKSIDDVDVILLSKGPGSFTGVRIAMSLIKGMYSLSNKVKLYTVSELDAIYYLAKNYADIVVAGIDSRKGKIYYNIHSNGTKIVEDSIGNIYDLIQEMEKYDKSIVYAGDIALNYTKDIKHNKLVEIDPNRLLIDSRVYFEMYKKNLLKEEKIAEVVPYYLEKSQAEKDFN, from the coding sequence ATGTTGATATTAGCACTTACAACTTCGACTAAACTTGCGAGTATTTCTATTTTTGAAAATGATACAATGCTTGGCAATGTCAATATGAATATGCACAAAACACATTCTACTACAATAGTTGAACAAATAACTGACCTATTTGAATGGTCAGAAAAAAGTATAGATGATGTAGATGTAATACTTTTGTCTAAAGGTCCCGGCTCTTTTACCGGCGTTAGAATAGCAATGTCATTAATTAAAGGCATGTATAGTTTATCAAATAAGGTAAAATTATATACGGTTTCAGAATTAGATGCTATATACTACTTAGCTAAAAACTATGCAGATATAGTTGTTGCAGGGATCGATTCCAGAAAAGGAAAAATTTATTATAATATTCATTCAAATGGTACCAAAATAGTTGAAGACAGTATTGGTAATATATATGATTTAATTCAAGAAATGGAAAAATATGATAAAAGCATAGTATATGCCGGAGATATAGCACTTAATTATACAAAAGATATAAAGCATAATAAATTAGTGGAGATAGATCCTAATAGGTTATTGATTGATTCAAGAGTTTATTTTGAAATGTATAAAAAAAATCTATTAAAAGAAGAGAAAATAGCTGAAGTAGTTCCGTATTATTTAGAAAAATCTCAGGCTGAAAAAGATTTTAATTGA
- a CDS encoding acetate/propionate family kinase, with protein MKILVINSGSSSLKFELINTQTKQSLAKGICERIGIKDQIFTYKNLVSGFKIEEKPEDMPNHNKAIEVVLKALQYSEHGVLKTIDEVDAIGHRIVHGGEYFDDAVIVDDSVIAKCEELIELAPLHNPANVMGIKVMQELLPSKPNVAVFDTSFHQTMPDYAYTYPIPLEDYKDLKVRKYGAHGTSHKYVSMEAAKELNNPNSKIIVCHLGNGASISAVKNGKVIDTSMGLTPLGGIMMGTRCGDLDPAVPLFIMQKRELDAKQMDHRLNKQSGFLGIFGESSDFRDIQKAMESGNKRAKLAYEMFCYRVRNFIGAYTMALEGVDAIVFTGGIGENAAKVREGVCKNLEFLGVELDYEKNNQRISGTVEYSKPNSKVKVYKIETAEELMIALDTERLVKGL; from the coding sequence ATGAAGATATTAGTTATAAATAGTGGAAGTTCATCATTAAAATTTGAACTTATAAATACACAAACAAAACAAAGTTTAGCAAAAGGTATATGTGAAAGAATAGGAATAAAAGATCAAATTTTTACTTATAAAAATCTAGTAAGTGGATTTAAAATAGAAGAAAAACCTGAAGATATGCCAAATCACAATAAAGCAATAGAAGTTGTACTTAAAGCATTACAATATAGTGAACATGGAGTGTTAAAAACTATTGATGAAGTTGATGCTATAGGGCATAGAATAGTTCATGGTGGAGAATATTTTGATGATGCAGTAATAGTTGATGATTCAGTAATAGCAAAATGTGAAGAATTAATAGAGCTTGCTCCGTTACATAATCCTGCAAATGTTATGGGTATAAAAGTAATGCAAGAATTACTTCCATCAAAACCTAATGTAGCAGTATTTGATACATCATTCCATCAAACTATGCCAGATTATGCATATACTTATCCTATACCATTAGAGGATTATAAAGATCTTAAAGTTAGAAAATATGGAGCACATGGGACATCTCATAAATATGTAAGTATGGAAGCAGCGAAAGAATTAAATAATCCAAATTCTAAAATTATTGTATGTCATTTAGGAAATGGAGCTTCAATATCAGCTGTAAAAAATGGAAAAGTAATAGATACTTCAATGGGACTTACTCCTCTTGGAGGTATAATGATGGGGACAAGATGTGGGGATTTAGATCCGGCTGTACCTTTATTCATTATGCAAAAAAGAGAACTAGATGCAAAACAAATGGATCATAGATTAAATAAACAATCAGGATTTTTAGGGATTTTTGGAGAAAGTTCAGACTTTAGAGATATACAAAAAGCTATGGAAAGTGGTAACAAAAGGGCAAAACTTGCATATGAAATGTTTTGCTATAGAGTAAGAAACTTTATAGGAGCTTACACAATGGCTTTAGAAGGTGTAGATGCAATCGTATTTACAGGAGGTATAGGAGAAAATGCAGCTAAGGTTCGTGAAGGAGTTTGCAAGAATTTAGAATTTTTAGGTGTAGAATTAGACTATGAAAAAAATAATCAAAGAATTTCAGGAACTGTTGAATATTCTAAACCAAACTCAAAAGTTAAGGTATACAAAATAGAAACAGCAGAAGAATTGATGATAGCTCTTGATACTGAAAGATTGGTAAAAGGACTATAA